Proteins encoded within one genomic window of Hermetia illucens chromosome 2, iHerIll2.2.curated.20191125, whole genome shotgun sequence:
- the LOC119648815 gene encoding exosome complex component RRP43-like, whose product MAEQYKLIHPSKYYRDYLNVNIRPDGREFDKLRPNAINVGSITTADGSAIVKVGNTNVVCGIRAELAKPKASTPDQGFLVPTIELTPLCSPKYRTGSSNEDAELYSAALNDILINADCLDLKKLCIYKEKLVWCLYCDISCLDHDGCVIDASLIAVIAALRNLKLPKVSYDAEIEKISVDTSIRESIEVKSSPVSTTLMVFDDNVIITDPTAEEESLSSCILTIAVCNGEVCYILKPGGTPFNSEQMDLCIKRALAREKSVLKLLNNVLK is encoded by the exons ATGGCAGAACAGTACAA ACTTATTCACCCAAGCAAATACTATCGAGATTACTTGAACGTTAACATTCGCCCAGACGGAAGAGAGTTCGACAAACTCCGTCCAAATGCAATAAACGTCGGCTCGATAACGACAGCAGACGGCTCGGCTATCGTCAAAGTAGGAAACACCAACGTAGTCTGTGGCATTCGCGCCGAACTTGCAAAACCAAAAGCCAGCACGCCCGATCAAGGCTTCCTCGTGCCAACTATCGAGCTCACACCCCTTTGCTCCCCAAAATATCGCACAGGCTCATCAAACGAGGACGCCGAGCTTTACAGCGCTGCCCTCAATGATATCCTTATCAATGCTGACTGCCTGGATCTCAAAAAGCTCTGCATATACAAAGAAAAGTTGGTTTGGTGTCTATATTGCGATATTTCATGCTTGGACCACGATGGATGCGTTATCGACGCATCGCTGATTGCAGTGATCGCTGCCCTGCGGAACCTCAAGCTACCAAAAGTTTCGTATGATGCAGAGATCGAAAAGATTTCCGTCGACACCTCAATTAGGGAAAGCATAGAAGTTAAATCCAGTCCAGTATCAACAACCTTGATGGTCTTTGACGA CAACGTCATCATCACCGATCCCACAGCAGAGGAAGAAAGTTTGTCCAGTTGCATCCTCACAATCGCCGTTTGCAATGGAGAAGTTTGCTACATCCTGAAACCGGGCGGGACCCCTTTCAACAGCGAACAAATGGACCTTTGCATAAAACGCGCTCTGGCGAGGGAAAAATCTGTTTTAAAACTCCTCAACAACGTATTAAAGTAA
- the LOC119649981 gene encoding signal peptidase complex subunit 3 encodes MHTVLTRGNAILAYSLSVLACLTFCCFISTVFLDYRTEAKMNTVKVLLKNVPDYGASRERHDLGFLTFDLQTNLTDLFNWNVKQLFLYLTAEYETKSNKLNQVVLWDKIVLRGENAVLDFKNMNTKYYFWDDGNGLRANKNITLTLSWNIIPNAGLLPSIQAHGSHTFKFPDEYSTTSA; translated from the exons ATGCATACGGTATTAACTCGCGGCAACGCCATTCTGGCGTATTCGCTCAGTGTCCTAGCCTGTTTAACATTTTGCTGTTTTATTTCGACCGTGTTCCTCGATTATCGCACAGAAGCAAAGATGAATACTGTTAAGGTGTTGCT GAAAAACGTACCGGACTATGGTGCCTCAAGGGAGCGACATGACTTGGGCTTCCTCACTTTCGATCTCCAGACAAATTTGACCGACCTTTTCAACTGGAATGTAAAGCAATTGTTCCTTTATTTGACGGCCGAATATGAGACCAAGTCAAACAAATTGAATCAAGTCGTGCTTTGGGATAAAATCGTATTGCGTGGCGAGAATGCGGTCCTCGACTTCAAAAACATGAACACAAAATACTATTTCTGGGATGATGGCAATGGTTTGAG gGCCAACAAGAACATCACACTGACACTGTCGTGGAATATCATTCCAAACGCAGGACTCCTGCCCAGTATCCAGGCGCATGGATCGCATACTTTTAAGTTCCCCGATGAGTACTCGACGACGTCTGCATAA